The following proteins are co-located in the Wenzhouxiangella marina genome:
- a CDS encoding phosphoglycerate kinase, giving the protein MKTLDQINLKGQRVLIRSDLNVPIRDGVVTSDARIQASLPTMRQALDAGAAVMVMSHLGRPTEGEPSEEFSLKPVAEKLTELLGQPVQLVTDWIDGVEVEPGQLVLLENVRFLKGEKANDEELAKKMAALCDVFCMDAFATAHRAQASTEGVIRYAKVACAGPLLAAEVAALDKALAHPKRPLVAIVGGAKVSGKLQVLEALIEKVDQLIVGGGIANTFLAAAGHKIGNSLYEEDLVDTARALIKRAEEKGASIPLPTDVVTAERFHQDAHPSLRDVDKVHKDEMILDIGPDSAARLAEIIKGAGTVIWNGPVGVFEFEHFSKGTKVVAEAVAETQGFTLAGGGDTIAAVEKFSVANQVDYISTAGGAFLEYVEGKELPALAALSAS; this is encoded by the coding sequence ATGAAAACCCTCGACCAGATCAATCTGAAGGGCCAACGCGTCCTCATCCGTTCCGACCTCAACGTGCCGATCCGCGACGGGGTCGTCACCAGCGACGCCCGCATCCAGGCCTCGTTGCCGACCATGCGCCAGGCCCTGGACGCGGGTGCGGCCGTCATGGTCATGTCCCACCTCGGCCGCCCCACCGAGGGCGAGCCGAGCGAAGAATTCAGCCTGAAGCCCGTCGCCGAGAAGCTCACCGAGCTCCTCGGCCAGCCCGTCCAGCTCGTCACCGACTGGATCGACGGCGTCGAGGTCGAGCCCGGTCAGCTCGTACTGCTCGAAAACGTCCGCTTCCTGAAGGGCGAGAAGGCCAACGACGAGGAGCTCGCGAAGAAGATGGCCGCGCTCTGCGACGTCTTCTGCATGGACGCCTTCGCCACCGCCCACCGCGCCCAGGCCAGCACCGAAGGTGTCATCCGCTACGCGAAAGTCGCTTGCGCCGGTCCGCTGCTGGCCGCCGAGGTCGCCGCCCTCGACAAGGCCCTGGCCCACCCGAAGCGCCCCCTGGTCGCGATCGTTGGCGGCGCCAAGGTCTCGGGCAAGCTGCAGGTGCTCGAAGCACTCATCGAAAAGGTCGACCAGCTGATCGTCGGCGGCGGCATCGCCAACACCTTCCTGGCCGCGGCCGGGCACAAGATCGGCAACTCCCTCTATGAGGAAGACCTGGTCGACACGGCCAGGGCGCTCATCAAGCGCGCGGAAGAAAAGGGCGCCAGCATTCCCCTGCCCACCGACGTCGTCACCGCCGAGCGCTTCCACCAGGACGCGCATCCCTCACTGCGGGACGTCGACAAGGTGCACAAGGACGAGATGATCCTGGACATCGGCCCGGATTCGGCCGCGCGCCTGGCGGAGATCATCAAGGGCGCCGGGACCGTGATCTGGAACGGGCCGGTGGGCGTGTTCGAGTTCGAGCACTTCTCGAAGGGGACGAAAGTGGTCGCCGAAGCGGTGGCGGAGACCCAAGGGTTCACGCTGGCCGGGGGTGGGGATACGATTGCGGCGGTCGAGAAGTTCAGTGTTGCCAATCAGGTTGATTACATCTCGACCGCTGGCGGTGCTTTCCTTGAGTATGTGGAGGGGAAAGAATTGCCGGCTCTGGCTGCGCTGTCAGCTAGCTGA
- the gap gene encoding type I glyceraldehyde-3-phosphate dehydrogenase, with protein MTTKVAINGYGRIGRNVLRALYESGRTGDIQIVAINDLGDAQTNAHLTRYDTAHGKFHADVVVDGDALVVNGDRIRVLAERDPSKLPWGEMGVDVVLECTGFFASKEKASAHLQAGARKVVISAPAGKDLPTIVYGVNHGVLKDGDHVVSNASCTTNCLAPLVKPLHEKIGLETGLMTTIHAYTNDQVLTDVYHSDLRRARSATMSQIPTKTGAAAAVGLVLPELDGRLDGFAMRVPTINVSIVDLSFVASRETTVEEVNATVKAAAEGELKGILGYNVEPLVSIDFNHNPHSSVFDATLTKVSGKLVKVLSWYDNEWGFSNRMLDTALAVSKLN; from the coding sequence ATGACCACCAAGGTTGCCATCAACGGCTACGGCCGCATTGGCCGCAACGTCCTGCGTGCCCTGTACGAATCCGGCCGCACCGGCGACATCCAGATCGTCGCGATCAATGACCTGGGCGACGCCCAGACCAATGCCCACCTGACCCGCTACGACACGGCCCACGGCAAGTTCCACGCCGACGTGGTCGTCGACGGCGATGCCCTGGTGGTCAATGGCGACCGCATTCGCGTGCTGGCCGAGCGGGATCCGAGCAAGCTGCCCTGGGGTGAGATGGGCGTCGACGTGGTGCTCGAGTGCACCGGCTTCTTCGCCAGCAAGGAAAAGGCCTCGGCCCACCTGCAGGCCGGCGCGCGCAAGGTCGTGATCTCCGCCCCGGCGGGCAAGGACCTGCCGACGATCGTCTACGGCGTCAACCACGGCGTCCTGAAGGACGGCGATCACGTCGTCTCCAACGCCAGCTGCACCACCAACTGCCTGGCGCCCCTGGTCAAGCCCCTGCACGAGAAGATCGGCCTGGAAACCGGCCTGATGACCACCATCCACGCCTACACCAACGACCAGGTCCTGACCGACGTCTACCACTCGGACCTGCGCCGCGCCCGTTCGGCCACCATGAGCCAGATCCCGACCAAGACGGGTGCTGCCGCCGCCGTCGGCCTGGTCCTGCCCGAACTGGACGGCCGCCTGGACGGCTTCGCCATGCGCGTCCCGACGATCAATGTGTCGATTGTCGACCTGAGCTTCGTCGCCAGTCGCGAAACCACCGTCGAAGAAGTGAATGCGACCGTCAAGGCCGCCGCCGAAGGCGAACTGAAGGGCATTCTCGGCTACAACGTCGAGCCCCTCGTCTCCATCGACTTCAACCACAACCCGCACAGCTCCGTCTTCGACGCCACCCTGACCAAGGTCAGCGGCAAGCTGGTGAAGGTCCTGAGCTGGTACGACAACGAATGGGGCTTCTCCAACCGCATGCTCGACACCGCCCTCGCGGTAAGCAAGCTGAACTGA